A section of the Bos indicus isolate NIAB-ARS_2022 breed Sahiwal x Tharparkar chromosome 26, NIAB-ARS_B.indTharparkar_mat_pri_1.0, whole genome shotgun sequence genome encodes:
- the ADD3 gene encoding gamma-adducin isoform X1, with product MSSDASQGVVTTPPPPSMPHKERYFDRINENDPEYIRERNMSPDLRQDFNMMEQRKRVTQILQSPAFREDLECLIQEQMKKGHNPTGLLALQQIADYIMTSSFSGFTSPPLSLGMVTPINDLPGADTSSYVKGEKLTRCKLASLYRLADLFGWAHLANTYISVRISKEQDHIIIIPRGLSFSEATASNLVKVNIIGEVVDQGSTNLKIDHAGFSPHAAIYSTRPDVKCVIHIHTLATAAVSSMKCGILPISQESLILGDVAYYDYQGSLDDQEERIQLQKVLGPSCKVLVLRNHGVVALGETVEEAFHYIFNVQIACETQVQALAGAGGVDNLLVLDLQKYKASTHTVAASGGGGVNMGSHQKWKVGEIEFEGLMRTLDNLGYRTGYAYRHPLIREKPRHKSDVEIPATVTAFSFEDDTVPLSPLKYMAQRQQREKTRWLNSPNTYMKVNVPEESRNGETSPRTKITWMKAEDSSKVSSGTPIKIEDPNQFVPLNTNPNEVLEKRNKIREQNRYDLKTAGPQSQLLAGIVVDKPPSTMQFEDDDHAPPAPPNPFSHLTEGELEEYKRTVERKQQGLEDAEQELLSDDASSVSQIQSQTQSPQNIPEKLEENHELFSKSFISMDVPVLIVNGKDDVHGVEDELAQRVSRLTTSTTIESIEITIKSPEKIEEVLSPEGSPSKSPSKKKKKFRTPSFLKKNKKKEKVEA from the exons GCCTTTCGGGAAGACCTGGAATGCCTTATTCAAGAACAGATGAAGAAAGGCCACAATCCAACTGGATTACTAGCGTTACAACAGattgcagattacatcatgaccaGTTCTTTTTCGGGCTTTACTTCACCTCCCCTCA GTCTCGGCATGGTCACACCTATCAATGACCTTCCCGGAGCAGATACATCCTCATATGTGAAGGGAGAAAAGCTTACTCGTTGTAAACTTGCCAGCCTGTACAGACTTGCAGACTTGTTTGGATGGGCCCACCTGGCAAATACATACATCTCA GTAAGAATAAGTAAGGAGCAAGACCACATAATAATAATTCCCAGAGGCCTGTCTTTTTCTGAAGCCACAGCCTCCAATTTG gTGAAAGTCAATATAATAGGAGAAGTGGTTGATCAGGGAAGTACTAATTTGAAAATTGACCATGCAGGCTTCAGTCCCCATGCCGCGATATATTCAACACGTCCTGATGTTAAGTGTGTGATACACATCCATACCCTTGCAACGGCAGCT GTGTCCTCCATGAAGTGCGGGATCCTTCCAATTTCTCAAGagtccctgatcctgggagaTGTCGCCTATTATGACTACCAAGGGTCACTTGATGATCAGGAGGAGAGAATTCAACTGCAGAAAGTTCTGGGGCCAAGTTGTAAG GTGCTGGTACTCAGAAATCATGGTGTGGTAGCACTTGGAGAAACAGTCGAGGAGgcttttcattacatttttaatgtGCAGATAGCCTGTGAGACTCAA GTGCAGGCACTGGCAGGGGCAGGTGGGGTGGACAATCTGCTTGTGCTGGACCTTCAGAAGTACAAAGCTTCCACTCACACTGTAGCGGCatctggaggaggaggagtgaaTATGGGTTCCCACCAAAAGTGGAAGGTTGGCGAGATTGAGTTCGAAGGGCTGATGAGGACTCTGGACAACTTG GGATATAGAACAGGCTATGCTTACAGGCACCCTCTCATTCGAGAAAAGCCGAGGCACAAGAGTGATGTAGAGATCCCAGCCACTGTGACTGCCTTTTCCTTCGAAGATGATACAGTGCCCCTCTCACCTCTCAAATACATGGCACAGAGGCAGCAGCGTGAAAAAACCAGATGGTTGAACTCACCAAATACCTACATGAAAGTGAACGTGCCTGAGGAGTCTCGGAATGGGGAGACGAGCCCCAGGACCAAAATCACA TGGATGAAAGCCGAGGACTCTTCTAAAGTTAGTAGTGGAACACCTATCAAAATTGAAGATCCAAATCAGTTTGTTCCTTTAAACACCAACCCGAATGAGGtactagaaaagagaaataag ATTCGAGAACAAAATCGATATGACTTGAAAACAGCAGGACCACAGTCTCAGTTGCTTGCTGGAATTGTTGTGGATAAGCCTCCTTCT ACCATGCAGTTTGAAGATGATGATCATGCCCCACCAGCTCCTCCCAACCCCTTCAGTCATCTCACAGAAGGAGAACTTGAAGAGTATAAGAGGACAGTCGAACGTAAACAGCAAGGTCTGGAAG ATGCTGAGCAGGAATTACTCTCAGATGACGCTTCATCTGTTTCACAAATTCAGTCTCAAACTCAGTCACCGCAAAATATCCCTGAAAAATTAGAAG AAAACCATGAGCTATTTTCCAAGAGCTTCATCTCCATGGATGTACCTGTCCTGATAGTGAATGGCAAGGATGACGTGCATGGTGTTGAAGACGAGCTTGCTCAGCGAGTAAGCAGGTTAACCACAAGCACCACCATAGAAAGCATCGAGATAACCATCAAGTCTCCAGAAAAAATTGAAGAAGTCCTGTCACCTGAAGGCTCACCTTCAAAATCACcatccaagaaaaagaagaaattccgcactccttcttttctgaaaaagaacaaaaaaaaggagaaagttgAAGCCTAA
- the ADD3 gene encoding gamma-adducin isoform X3 produces the protein MKKGHNPTGLLALQQIADYIMTSSFSGFTSPPLSLGMVTPINDLPGADTSSYVKGEKLTRCKLASLYRLADLFGWAHLANTYISVRISKEQDHIIIIPRGLSFSEATASNLVKVNIIGEVVDQGSTNLKIDHAGFSPHAAIYSTRPDVKCVIHIHTLATAAVSSMKCGILPISQESLILGDVAYYDYQGSLDDQEERIQLQKVLGPSCKVLVLRNHGVVALGETVEEAFHYIFNVQIACETQVQALAGAGGVDNLLVLDLQKYKASTHTVAASGGGGVNMGSHQKWKVGEIEFEGLMRTLDNLGYRTGYAYRHPLIREKPRHKSDVEIPATVTAFSFEDDTVPLSPLKYMAQRQQREKTRWLNSPNTYMKVNVPEESRNGETSPRTKITWMKAEDSSKVSSGTPIKIEDPNQFVPLNTNPNEVLEKRNKIREQNRYDLKTAGPQSQLLAGIVVDKPPSTMQFEDDDHAPPAPPNPFSHLTEGELEEYKRTVERKQQGLEDAEQELLSDDASSVSQIQSQTQSPQNIPEKLEENHELFSKSFISMDVPVLIVNGKDDVHGVEDELAQRVSRLTTSTTIESIEITIKSPEKIEEVLSPEGSPSKSPSKKKKKFRTPSFLKKNKKKEKVEA, from the exons ATGAAGAAAGGCCACAATCCAACTGGATTACTAGCGTTACAACAGattgcagattacatcatgaccaGTTCTTTTTCGGGCTTTACTTCACCTCCCCTCA GTCTCGGCATGGTCACACCTATCAATGACCTTCCCGGAGCAGATACATCCTCATATGTGAAGGGAGAAAAGCTTACTCGTTGTAAACTTGCCAGCCTGTACAGACTTGCAGACTTGTTTGGATGGGCCCACCTGGCAAATACATACATCTCA GTAAGAATAAGTAAGGAGCAAGACCACATAATAATAATTCCCAGAGGCCTGTCTTTTTCTGAAGCCACAGCCTCCAATTTG gTGAAAGTCAATATAATAGGAGAAGTGGTTGATCAGGGAAGTACTAATTTGAAAATTGACCATGCAGGCTTCAGTCCCCATGCCGCGATATATTCAACACGTCCTGATGTTAAGTGTGTGATACACATCCATACCCTTGCAACGGCAGCT GTGTCCTCCATGAAGTGCGGGATCCTTCCAATTTCTCAAGagtccctgatcctgggagaTGTCGCCTATTATGACTACCAAGGGTCACTTGATGATCAGGAGGAGAGAATTCAACTGCAGAAAGTTCTGGGGCCAAGTTGTAAG GTGCTGGTACTCAGAAATCATGGTGTGGTAGCACTTGGAGAAACAGTCGAGGAGgcttttcattacatttttaatgtGCAGATAGCCTGTGAGACTCAA GTGCAGGCACTGGCAGGGGCAGGTGGGGTGGACAATCTGCTTGTGCTGGACCTTCAGAAGTACAAAGCTTCCACTCACACTGTAGCGGCatctggaggaggaggagtgaaTATGGGTTCCCACCAAAAGTGGAAGGTTGGCGAGATTGAGTTCGAAGGGCTGATGAGGACTCTGGACAACTTG GGATATAGAACAGGCTATGCTTACAGGCACCCTCTCATTCGAGAAAAGCCGAGGCACAAGAGTGATGTAGAGATCCCAGCCACTGTGACTGCCTTTTCCTTCGAAGATGATACAGTGCCCCTCTCACCTCTCAAATACATGGCACAGAGGCAGCAGCGTGAAAAAACCAGATGGTTGAACTCACCAAATACCTACATGAAAGTGAACGTGCCTGAGGAGTCTCGGAATGGGGAGACGAGCCCCAGGACCAAAATCACA TGGATGAAAGCCGAGGACTCTTCTAAAGTTAGTAGTGGAACACCTATCAAAATTGAAGATCCAAATCAGTTTGTTCCTTTAAACACCAACCCGAATGAGGtactagaaaagagaaataag ATTCGAGAACAAAATCGATATGACTTGAAAACAGCAGGACCACAGTCTCAGTTGCTTGCTGGAATTGTTGTGGATAAGCCTCCTTCT ACCATGCAGTTTGAAGATGATGATCATGCCCCACCAGCTCCTCCCAACCCCTTCAGTCATCTCACAGAAGGAGAACTTGAAGAGTATAAGAGGACAGTCGAACGTAAACAGCAAGGTCTGGAAG ATGCTGAGCAGGAATTACTCTCAGATGACGCTTCATCTGTTTCACAAATTCAGTCTCAAACTCAGTCACCGCAAAATATCCCTGAAAAATTAGAAG AAAACCATGAGCTATTTTCCAAGAGCTTCATCTCCATGGATGTACCTGTCCTGATAGTGAATGGCAAGGATGACGTGCATGGTGTTGAAGACGAGCTTGCTCAGCGAGTAAGCAGGTTAACCACAAGCACCACCATAGAAAGCATCGAGATAACCATCAAGTCTCCAGAAAAAATTGAAGAAGTCCTGTCACCTGAAGGCTCACCTTCAAAATCACcatccaagaaaaagaagaaattccgcactccttcttttctgaaaaagaacaaaaaaaaggagaaagttgAAGCCTAA
- the ADD3 gene encoding gamma-adducin isoform X2, which produces MSSDASQGVVTTPPPPSMPHKERYFDRINENDPEYIRERNMSPDLRQDFNMMEQRKRVTQILQSPAFREDLECLIQEQMKKGHNPTGLLALQQIADYIMTSSFSGFTSPPLSLGMVTPINDLPGADTSSYVKGEKLTRCKLASLYRLADLFGWAHLANTYISVRISKEQDHIIIIPRGLSFSEATASNLVKVNIIGEVVDQGSTNLKIDHAGFSPHAAIYSTRPDVKCVIHIHTLATAAVSSMKCGILPISQESLILGDVAYYDYQGSLDDQEERIQLQKVLGPSCKVLVLRNHGVVALGETVEEAFHYIFNVQIACETQVQALAGAGGVDNLLVLDLQKYKASTHTVAASGGGGVNMGSHQKWKVGEIEFEGLMRTLDNLGYRTGYAYRHPLIREKPRHKSDVEIPATVTAFSFEDDTVPLSPLKYMAQRQQREKTRWLNSPNTYMKVNVPEESRNGETSPRTKITWMKAEDSSKVSSGTPIKIEDPNQFVPLNTNPNEVLEKRNKIREQNRYDLKTAGPQSQLLAGIVVDKPPSTMQFEDDDHAPPAPPNPFSHLTEGELEEYKRTVERKQQGLEENHELFSKSFISMDVPVLIVNGKDDVHGVEDELAQRVSRLTTSTTIESIEITIKSPEKIEEVLSPEGSPSKSPSKKKKKFRTPSFLKKNKKKEKVEA; this is translated from the exons GCCTTTCGGGAAGACCTGGAATGCCTTATTCAAGAACAGATGAAGAAAGGCCACAATCCAACTGGATTACTAGCGTTACAACAGattgcagattacatcatgaccaGTTCTTTTTCGGGCTTTACTTCACCTCCCCTCA GTCTCGGCATGGTCACACCTATCAATGACCTTCCCGGAGCAGATACATCCTCATATGTGAAGGGAGAAAAGCTTACTCGTTGTAAACTTGCCAGCCTGTACAGACTTGCAGACTTGTTTGGATGGGCCCACCTGGCAAATACATACATCTCA GTAAGAATAAGTAAGGAGCAAGACCACATAATAATAATTCCCAGAGGCCTGTCTTTTTCTGAAGCCACAGCCTCCAATTTG gTGAAAGTCAATATAATAGGAGAAGTGGTTGATCAGGGAAGTACTAATTTGAAAATTGACCATGCAGGCTTCAGTCCCCATGCCGCGATATATTCAACACGTCCTGATGTTAAGTGTGTGATACACATCCATACCCTTGCAACGGCAGCT GTGTCCTCCATGAAGTGCGGGATCCTTCCAATTTCTCAAGagtccctgatcctgggagaTGTCGCCTATTATGACTACCAAGGGTCACTTGATGATCAGGAGGAGAGAATTCAACTGCAGAAAGTTCTGGGGCCAAGTTGTAAG GTGCTGGTACTCAGAAATCATGGTGTGGTAGCACTTGGAGAAACAGTCGAGGAGgcttttcattacatttttaatgtGCAGATAGCCTGTGAGACTCAA GTGCAGGCACTGGCAGGGGCAGGTGGGGTGGACAATCTGCTTGTGCTGGACCTTCAGAAGTACAAAGCTTCCACTCACACTGTAGCGGCatctggaggaggaggagtgaaTATGGGTTCCCACCAAAAGTGGAAGGTTGGCGAGATTGAGTTCGAAGGGCTGATGAGGACTCTGGACAACTTG GGATATAGAACAGGCTATGCTTACAGGCACCCTCTCATTCGAGAAAAGCCGAGGCACAAGAGTGATGTAGAGATCCCAGCCACTGTGACTGCCTTTTCCTTCGAAGATGATACAGTGCCCCTCTCACCTCTCAAATACATGGCACAGAGGCAGCAGCGTGAAAAAACCAGATGGTTGAACTCACCAAATACCTACATGAAAGTGAACGTGCCTGAGGAGTCTCGGAATGGGGAGACGAGCCCCAGGACCAAAATCACA TGGATGAAAGCCGAGGACTCTTCTAAAGTTAGTAGTGGAACACCTATCAAAATTGAAGATCCAAATCAGTTTGTTCCTTTAAACACCAACCCGAATGAGGtactagaaaagagaaataag ATTCGAGAACAAAATCGATATGACTTGAAAACAGCAGGACCACAGTCTCAGTTGCTTGCTGGAATTGTTGTGGATAAGCCTCCTTCT ACCATGCAGTTTGAAGATGATGATCATGCCCCACCAGCTCCTCCCAACCCCTTCAGTCATCTCACAGAAGGAGAACTTGAAGAGTATAAGAGGACAGTCGAACGTAAACAGCAAGGTCTGGAAG AAAACCATGAGCTATTTTCCAAGAGCTTCATCTCCATGGATGTACCTGTCCTGATAGTGAATGGCAAGGATGACGTGCATGGTGTTGAAGACGAGCTTGCTCAGCGAGTAAGCAGGTTAACCACAAGCACCACCATAGAAAGCATCGAGATAACCATCAAGTCTCCAGAAAAAATTGAAGAAGTCCTGTCACCTGAAGGCTCACCTTCAAAATCACcatccaagaaaaagaagaaattccgcactccttcttttctgaaaaagaacaaaaaaaaggagaaagttgAAGCCTAA